The Candidatus Microthrix subdominans genome includes a region encoding these proteins:
- a CDS encoding magnesium and cobalt transport protein CorA has protein sequence MIVDCAVYRDGVRLGGDRTPESVAGELSTPPPDEHEPGGAGHDPAEGGGVVPREFAWVGLADPLSSELAQVRRAFDIHPLTIEDALSPRERPKVESIEGTLSMVLRSARYLDATEEVEFGQITVLLGDDFVVVVRIGDAVRLEPVRRRLEAHPERLHYGPAAVLVSILDEVVDAYGPVLDGIENDIDEVETQVFAQGVRPGQPTERLYYLLREVLQTQRATSPVREQVAALMDGDELPEGTKPYLRDVADHLADVIDRAASARALLSSALEANLTQVSLRQNEDMRKMSAWVSILAVPTMIAGIYGMNFDHMPELDSRYGYPLILGLMALICTALYRGFRRSGWL, from the coding sequence GTGATCGTCGACTGCGCCGTCTACCGCGACGGCGTCCGGCTGGGCGGCGACCGCACGCCCGAATCGGTGGCGGGTGAGCTGTCCACCCCGCCCCCCGACGAGCACGAACCCGGTGGCGCCGGTCACGACCCCGCCGAGGGCGGCGGCGTCGTGCCCCGCGAGTTCGCCTGGGTGGGCCTGGCCGACCCGCTCAGCTCCGAGCTGGCCCAGGTGCGGCGCGCCTTCGACATCCATCCGTTGACGATCGAGGATGCCCTGTCGCCCCGGGAACGGCCCAAGGTGGAGAGCATCGAGGGCACCCTGTCGATGGTGCTGCGTTCGGCCCGCTACCTCGATGCCACCGAGGAGGTGGAGTTTGGCCAGATCACCGTGCTGTTGGGCGACGACTTTGTCGTCGTGGTGCGCATCGGCGATGCCGTGCGCCTCGAGCCGGTGCGCCGCCGCTTGGAGGCCCATCCCGAGCGATTGCACTACGGGCCGGCGGCGGTGCTGGTGAGCATTCTCGATGAGGTGGTGGACGCCTACGGCCCGGTGCTCGACGGCATCGAGAACGACATCGACGAGGTGGAGACGCAGGTGTTCGCCCAGGGCGTTCGGCCCGGCCAACCCACCGAGCGGCTGTACTACCTGCTGCGCGAGGTGTTGCAGACCCAGCGGGCCACCAGCCCGGTGCGCGAGCAGGTGGCGGCGCTGATGGATGGCGACGAGCTGCCCGAGGGCACCAAGCCCTACCTGCGCGACGTGGCCGATCACCTGGCCGACGTGATCGATCGGGCCGCCAGCGCTCGGGCGCTGCTCAGCTCGGCGCTGGAGGCCAACCTCACCCAGGTGTCGCTGCGCCAGAACGAGGACATGCGCAAGATGTCGGCGTGGGTGTCGATCCTGGCGGTGCCGACGATGATCGCCGGCATCTACGGCATGAACTTCGACCACATGCCCGAGCTGGATTCCCGGTACGGGTATCCGTTGATCCTCGGCCTCATGGCGCTGATCTGCACGGCTCTCTATCGAGGGTTTCGGCGGTCAGGCTGGCTGTAG